The proteins below come from a single Chryseobacterium capnotolerans genomic window:
- a CDS encoding relaxase/mobilization nuclease domain-containing protein — MSPIETENKTIIFRISNQKKQEWKKICDTRNISLTSLIINSVENRILDDERRQVLEFIEKQDNVFVKIETNINQVAKIVNTQKFIGSEELKVFSEKLSEIIILKRSRTKYLKTFILCFKMIVKIMNPAGSDFPGVNYNDKKIDKGKGELMMMKNFPSFINENSDKQQVRDYLKVISAGNKRVIRPQFHATISTKFREHSKEELTKIADDFMDELGYGKQPFIVAFHNDTENNHIHIVTTRVDKQTGKKINDSYEKLKAQKALANTLEKLYGIKPEEVLNKLLKYKMSSLHQFETLLNRNGYKLGENTNDAKSLTILKNGVIQRTLSGDQIVFDSRKNEKRTKQLKAIFSKYKDICSNKVFKVEDFRRQEAMLPEEQQKDDWTPIIEFESELQKKLKDVFGIDLIFHHKDDLQPFGYTVIDHKTGSVYKGSEIMKMNELFEFTSEKMDKKLFESLKDYNIPNDDTKVVLQRFLKDRNSKNEIKDFMLFENKKLKNKEILTAIRNDVKEYLKSQNKEDVNIIKSEDGKYYIVHSRLHYIGELEPMIGEKKYQEFLNPQLKTAHQSENKEGGEFKKAVNEMLFELMKSTGTARDPAENELKKRRKKRNR; from the coding sequence ATGAGTCCGATTGAAACCGAGAATAAGACTATCATTTTTAGAATCAGTAATCAGAAAAAGCAAGAATGGAAAAAAATATGCGATACAAGAAATATTTCGCTTACAAGTTTAATCATCAATTCTGTCGAAAACAGGATTTTGGATGATGAAAGAAGACAGGTTCTCGAATTCATTGAAAAACAAGATAATGTTTTTGTAAAGATTGAGACCAATATCAATCAGGTTGCTAAGATTGTAAATACGCAAAAATTCATCGGTTCAGAAGAGTTAAAAGTTTTTTCTGAAAAGCTTTCAGAAATAATAATTCTAAAAAGGAGCAGAACAAAATATTTGAAAACATTTATTCTTTGCTTCAAAATGATTGTTAAAATAATGAATCCAGCTGGATCCGACTTTCCAGGAGTTAATTACAATGATAAAAAAATAGACAAAGGAAAAGGGGAGTTGATGATGATGAAAAACTTTCCATCATTCATTAATGAAAATAGTGATAAACAGCAAGTCAGAGATTATTTAAAAGTTATTTCGGCTGGAAATAAAAGAGTAATTAGGCCTCAATTTCACGCAACAATTTCGACCAAGTTCAGGGAACATTCCAAAGAAGAACTTACAAAAATTGCTGATGACTTTATGGATGAATTGGGATATGGAAAACAACCATTTATTGTGGCTTTCCATAATGACACAGAGAACAATCACATTCATATTGTTACGACTCGAGTAGATAAACAGACTGGAAAGAAGATTAATGACAGTTATGAAAAGTTAAAAGCTCAAAAAGCTTTAGCTAATACTCTAGAGAAACTTTACGGAATTAAACCGGAGGAAGTATTGAACAAACTGTTGAAATACAAAATGAGTTCCCTCCATCAGTTTGAAACTTTACTTAACAGAAATGGCTATAAACTGGGTGAAAACACAAATGATGCAAAATCTTTGACCATTTTAAAAAACGGAGTAATCCAGCGAACATTATCAGGAGACCAAATTGTTTTTGATAGTAGAAAAAATGAGAAAAGGACAAAACAGCTGAAAGCCATTTTTTCAAAGTATAAAGATATTTGCTCCAATAAGGTTTTCAAAGTCGAGGATTTTAGAAGGCAGGAAGCAATGCTTCCGGAAGAGCAGCAAAAAGATGATTGGACACCAATAATTGAATTCGAAAGTGAACTTCAGAAAAAGCTGAAAGATGTTTTTGGGATAGACTTAATATTCCATCATAAAGATGATTTGCAACCTTTTGGTTATACGGTCATTGACCACAAGACAGGCTCAGTTTATAAAGGAAGTGAAATAATGAAAATGAATGAGTTGTTCGAATTCACTTCGGAGAAAATGGATAAGAAACTGTTTGAAAGTCTTAAGGATTACAATATTCCAAATGATGACACTAAAGTAGTACTACAAAGATTTTTAAAAGATAGAAATTCAAAAAATGAAATAAAAGACTTTATGCTTTTTGAGAATAAAAAGCTGAAAAATAAGGAAATATTAACAGCAATCAGAAACGATGTAAAAGAATACCTGAAAAGCCAAAATAAAGAAGATGTTAATATCATCAAATCAGAGGATGGAAAATATTACATCGTTCATTCTAGACTTCATTACATCGGAGAATTGGAACCAATGATTGGGGAAAAGAAATATCAGGAATTCCTAAACCCTCAATTAAAAACGGCGCACCAAAGCGAAAATAAGGAAGGGGGTGAATTTAAAAAAGCTGTCAATGAAATGCTTTTTGAATTAATGAAAAGTACTGGGACTGCAAGGGATCCTGCTGAAAATGAACTTAAAAAACGAAGAAAAAAAAGAAATAGATAA
- a CDS encoding GDCCVxC domain-containing (seleno)protein yields the protein MDIILISEITCPTCGHKKSEEMPTDACQFFYQCENCKTILKPKEGDCCVFCSYGTVKCPPIQEGNACCK from the coding sequence ATGGACATCATTTTAATATCCGAAATAACTTGTCCAACCTGCGGACATAAGAAATCCGAAGAAATGCCAACTGATGCTTGTCAATTTTTCTATCAGTGTGAGAATTGCAAAACAATCCTAAAACCAAAAGAGGGGGATTGTTGCGTGTTTTGTAGTTATGGCACAGTGAAGTGCCCACCTATTCAAGAGGGAAATGCTTGTTGTAAATAA
- a CDS encoding ArsR/SmtB family transcription factor, protein MDNLSCIRQQADVKQIMRCKDRISEIKGTVDYLSSGLELAGNNVRLKILFLLYEEKKLCVCDLSDILSMTISAVSQHLRKLKDRKLIETERQAQTIFYSLAKEYEKMLKPFFKILNENKILEAI, encoded by the coding sequence GCAGGCAGACGTTAAGCAGATAATGCGTTGCAAAGACCGGATTAGTGAAATTAAAGGGACAGTTGATTATTTATCTAGCGGACTTGAGTTAGCGGGTAACAATGTAAGACTGAAAATACTTTTTCTTCTTTATGAAGAAAAGAAACTTTGTGTTTGCGACCTAAGCGATATTCTCAGTATGACCATTTCGGCAGTTTCTCAGCACTTGCGAAAACTCAAAGACAGAAAACTCATTGAAACGGAAAGACAAGCGCAAACTATTTTCTATTCGTTGGCAAAAGAGTATGAAAAAATGCTCAAACCTTTTTTCAAAATCCTTAATGAAAACAAAATTTTGGAAGCAATATGA
- a CDS encoding bacteriophage spanin2 family protein, with the protein MKNYQIFLILLLCISLTSCKTIVANPGRPLIESSIEVGRSYEVQDFNAKVLNLKITGFDKDCIYGISAKKEQIILEKASIRQMKKWKILNSVFVGALAIATLIFIPI; encoded by the coding sequence ATGAAAAATTACCAAATATTTTTAATTCTGTTATTATGCATTTCATTGACCTCCTGCAAAACCATAGTAGCTAATCCTGGGAGACCATTAATTGAAAGTTCAATAGAAGTTGGCAGAAGCTATGAAGTTCAAGATTTTAATGCAAAAGTACTTAATCTGAAAATCACGGGATTTGATAAAGATTGTATCTATGGAATTTCGGCTAAGAAAGAACAGATTATCCTTGAGAAAGCAAGCATTAGGCAAATGAAGAAATGGAAAATATTGAATTCTGTTTTTGTAGGCGCTTTAGCAATTGCTACTCTAATTTTTATTCCAATTTAG
- the merTP gene encoding mercuric transport protein MerTP, protein MKTEKKLIGAGLLTAIASSLCCITPILAIVAGSSGIASTFSWLEPFRPYFIGMTVLVLGFAWYQKLKPQKQIDCNCETNQKQNFMQTKSFLGSITVISVLLLSFPSYAHIFVPKTKITAIVTSTSKIQKVEFTIKGMTCSGCEHHVKTEISKLKGIVEVIVSYEKGNAIVKFDNKQTSIEQIEKAINSTGYKSLKSKIIS, encoded by the coding sequence ATGAAAACAGAAAAAAAATTAATCGGTGCAGGACTTTTGACAGCAATTGCTTCGTCCTTGTGCTGTATTACGCCAATTTTGGCTATAGTTGCGGGTTCAAGCGGAATTGCTTCTACCTTTTCGTGGCTCGAACCTTTTCGACCTTATTTTATTGGTATGACTGTTTTAGTTCTTGGCTTTGCTTGGTATCAAAAACTGAAACCTCAAAAACAAATTGACTGTAATTGTGAAACAAATCAAAAACAAAATTTTATGCAAACGAAATCATTTTTAGGAAGTATTACCGTAATATCAGTTTTACTTCTATCATTTCCGAGTTATGCTCACATCTTTGTTCCGAAGACAAAAATCACGGCAATTGTTACCTCGACTTCTAAAATTCAGAAAGTTGAATTTACTATTAAAGGAATGACTTGTTCAGGATGTGAACATCATGTAAAGACAGAAATTAGCAAACTAAAAGGCATTGTTGAAGTTATTGTTTCTTACGAAAAAGGCAACGCAATTGTAAAGTTCGACAACAAACAAACCAGCATCGAGCAAATCGAAAAAGCTATTAACTCGACTGGTTACAAATCACTAAAAAGCAAAATTATTTCATAA